The Neurospora crassa OR74A linkage group IV, whole genome shotgun sequence genome has a segment encoding these proteins:
- a CDS encoding developmental regulator flbA, variant — MAAGSSSSRSTNSDSSSPVVALQAGHRSTGSTVNSSKSRSASSSISTISSSANTGSAPATGTSGTASNTPSSHSSSSSSSSSTTVSALAGNTIAKAKSNSVRDPVAKPPYPAVSGSQTRQQAHSHLSSLSVSSQRTGGIFALAAAALDKTLAGLGEPRIRSRQSNGRLSAGPESPVGGPLLPGPDKSSRSRSASRSSPEDERYLASSLVPRDPNPPSQPYSETDPNRPLPVRVSRVDNKMHQTSSRLLRMTDDDRPFTKDFKDLFSTLIVSLLPLSAHRVRLTKVEHTFLSEDAINNLGSLKFSQSNRMPDPKDPSRIVTTTTTTTFSMAKDMARSICQRFLEARFIESADGRYQQVYSMKGSVWQLTPKGISILDRFCSRNGIQQKQVAELIGNSLPQIVILERNPQTDKVLTDRALIEVIFRRFIGPNGFNIKQSVSSADSDSLSDYRDGLTGVKMAAERKVNGRTYRDTFTGKAATDWLMDCSTAVDRRETIEIASLFVEYELMEAVQQDKAHMQQNPGHHLFQPTKHAIYQVTPKGKDLVNGALVRGRPSESDGHSASRSVGIARDSNTQRLDKILNENSLRLLFRENLRETHCEENLAFYLDTDEFVRQCRAAIDLAQRSPNSAASLDGIKEIMAQAYGIYNAFLAPGSPCELNIDHQLRNNLATRMTKAVGQDVTMIDTLREVMALFEDAQNAVFKLMASDSVPKFLRNPKYEQTLRNYDFDSITPVHGQGRMVERSQSRSNRT; from the exons ATGGCCGCaggctcgtcgtcgtcccgCTCAACCAACTCTGATTCTTCCTCACCAGTAGTCGCATTGCAAGCAGGCCACCGAAGCACAGGTAGCACCGTCAACAGCAGTAAATCCAGGAGTGCCAGCTCCAGCATCAGCACTATTAGCAGTAGCGCAAACACCGGCAGCGCACCAGCAACAGGAACCTCGGGAACCGCTTCAAataccccctcctcccactcctcctcctcctcctcctcctcctccaccaccgtctccGCTCTCGCCGGCAACACAATCGCAAAGGCCAAGTCGAATTCTGTCCGCGATCCCGTTGCCAAGCCCCCATACCCGGCGGTTTCAGGCTCCCAAACCCGACAGCAGGCGCACTCGCACTTGAGCTCACTGTCTGTTAGCTCCCAGCGCACTGGTGGCATTTTCGcacttgccgccgccgcccttgaCAAAACCTTGGCCGGTTTAGGAGAGCCTAGAATCCGGTCACGTCAATCAAACGGTCGTCTTTCCGCCGGCCCCGAGTCCCCCGTTGGCGGTCCTCTGCTGCCCGGCCCGGACAAGTCCTCCCGCTCCAGGTCCGCTTCCAGGTCTTCCCCCGAGGACGAAAGGTACTTGGCCTCCTCGCTAGTGCCCCGGGATCCCAATCCCCCTTCCCAGCCGTACAGCGAAACCGATCCGAACAGACCTCTGCCCGTACGCGTCAGCCGCGTTGACAACAAGATGCACCAAACTTCCTCGAGACTGTTGCGCATGACGGATGACGATCGCCCGTTCACAAAG GATTTCAAAGATCTCTTTTCAACGTTGAtcgtctctcttcttcccctctccGCCCATCGTGTTCGCCTGACCAAGGTAGAACACACCTTCCTGTCTGAGGATGCCATCAATAACTTGGGCTCCCTCAAATTCTCGCAGTCCAACCGCATGCCGGACCCTAAGGATCCTTCGCGCATCGTGACCACTACGACCACAACAACCTTCTCAATGGCCAAGGACATGGCCCGTTCGATATGTCAAAGATTCCTCGAGGCCAGGTTTATCGAGTCTGCGGATGGCAGATACCAACAGGTATACAGCATGAAGGGGTCCGTATGGCAGCTGACACCCAAGGGAATCTCCATTTTGGATCGCTTCTGCTCCAGAAACGGCATTCAACAGAAGCAAGTCGCCGAGCTCATTGGAAATTCGTTGCCTCAGATCGTCATTTTGGAGCGCAATCCTCAAACTGACAAGGTGCTTACCGACCGCGCACTGATTGAAGTCATCTTCCGCCGGTTTATTGGACCCAATGGCTTCAACATCAAGCAGAGCGTGAGCTCGGCGGACTCGGATTCTCTGAGTGACTACAGGGATGGTCTGACGGGTGTCAAGATGGCTGCGGAACGCAAAGTGAACGGCAGGACCTACCGAGACACATTCACTGGAAAGGCTGCAACGGACTGGTTGATGGACTGTTCGACCGCAGTCGACCGCAGGGAAACAATCGAAATCGCCTCCCTTTTTGTCGAGTATGAGCTCATGGAGGCCGTTCAGCAAGACAAGGCCCACATGCAACAAAACCCCGGCCACCACCTATTTCAACCCACCAAGCACGCCATCTACCAGGTTACacccaagggcaaggaccTTGTCAATGGAGCGTTGGTTCGCGGACGGCCTTCTGAAAGTGATGGCCATTCTGCGTCCCGCTCTGTTGGCATCGCGCGTGATTCCAATACCCAGCGCCTAGACAAGATCCTCAACGAGAATTCGTTGCGTCTGCTCTTCCGCGAGAACCTCCGTGAGACCCACTGCGAGGAGAATCTTGCCTTCTACTTGGATACCGACGAATTTGTCCGTCAATGCAGAGCAGCGATCGACCTTGCGCAAAGAAGCCCCAACAGCGCGGCTTCCTTGGATGGAATCAAGGAGATCATGGCTCAGGCCTACGGCATCTACAATGCCTTCTTGGCCCCTGGTTCTCCATGCGAACTCAACATTGACCACCAGTTGCGTAACAACCTCGCGACACGTATGACCAAGGCGGTGGGCCAGGACGTCACCATGATTGATACGCTTCGAGAAGTCATGGCGCTTTTTGAAGATGCTCAGAATGCTGTCTTCAAGTTGATGGCGAGC GATTCGGTCCCCAAATTCCTTCGCAATCCGAAGTACGAGCAGACGCTCAGGAACTACGACTTTGATTCGATTACGCCCGTTCATGGCCAGGGACGCATGGTGGAGCGCAGCCAGAGCAGGTCGAACCGCACGTGA
- a CDS encoding developmental regulator flbA produces MSHEGVVHQFGGIGGKMAAGSSSSRSTNSDSSSPVVALQAGHRSTGSTVNSSKSRSASSSISTISSSANTGSAPATGTSGTASNTPSSHSSSSSSSSSTTVSALAGNTIAKAKSNSVRDPVAKPPYPAVSGSQTRQQAHSHLSSLSVSSQRTGGIFALAAAALDKTLAGLGEPRIRSRQSNGRLSAGPESPVGGPLLPGPDKSSRSRSASRSSPEDERYLASSLVPRDPNPPSQPYSETDPNRPLPVRVSRVDNKMHQTSSRLLRMTDDDRPFTKDFKDLFSTLIVSLLPLSAHRVRLTKVEHTFLSEDAINNLGSLKFSQSNRMPDPKDPSRIVTTTTTTTFSMAKDMARSICQRFLEARFIESADGRYQQVYSMKGSVWQLTPKGISILDRFCSRNGIQQKQVAELIGNSLPQIVILERNPQTDKVLTDRALIEVIFRRFIGPNGFNIKQSVSSADSDSLSDYRDGLTGVKMAAERKVNGRTYRDTFTGKAATDWLMDCSTAVDRRETIEIASLFVEYELMEAVQQDKAHMQQNPGHHLFQPTKHAIYQVTPKGKDLVNGALVRGRPSESDGHSASRSVGIARDSNTQRLDKILNENSLRLLFRENLRETHCEENLAFYLDTDEFVRQCRAAIDLAQRSPNSAASLDGIKEIMAQAYGIYNAFLAPGSPCELNIDHQLRNNLATRMTKAVGQDVTMIDTLREVMALFEDAQNAVFKLMASDSVPKFLRNPKYEQTLRNYDFDSITPVHGQGRMVERSQSRSNRT; encoded by the exons ATGGCCGCaggctcgtcgtcgtcccgCTCAACCAACTCTGATTCTTCCTCACCAGTAGTCGCATTGCAAGCAGGCCACCGAAGCACAGGTAGCACCGTCAACAGCAGTAAATCCAGGAGTGCCAGCTCCAGCATCAGCACTATTAGCAGTAGCGCAAACACCGGCAGCGCACCAGCAACAGGAACCTCGGGAACCGCTTCAAataccccctcctcccactcctcctcctcctcctcctcctcctccaccaccgtctccGCTCTCGCCGGCAACACAATCGCAAAGGCCAAGTCGAATTCTGTCCGCGATCCCGTTGCCAAGCCCCCATACCCGGCGGTTTCAGGCTCCCAAACCCGACAGCAGGCGCACTCGCACTTGAGCTCACTGTCTGTTAGCTCCCAGCGCACTGGTGGCATTTTCGcacttgccgccgccgcccttgaCAAAACCTTGGCCGGTTTAGGAGAGCCTAGAATCCGGTCACGTCAATCAAACGGTCGTCTTTCCGCCGGCCCCGAGTCCCCCGTTGGCGGTCCTCTGCTGCCCGGCCCGGACAAGTCCTCCCGCTCCAGGTCCGCTTCCAGGTCTTCCCCCGAGGACGAAAGGTACTTGGCCTCCTCGCTAGTGCCCCGGGATCCCAATCCCCCTTCCCAGCCGTACAGCGAAACCGATCCGAACAGACCTCTGCCCGTACGCGTCAGCCGCGTTGACAACAAGATGCACCAAACTTCCTCGAGACTGTTGCGCATGACGGATGACGATCGCCCGTTCACAAAG GATTTCAAAGATCTCTTTTCAACGTTGAtcgtctctcttcttcccctctccGCCCATCGTGTTCGCCTGACCAAGGTAGAACACACCTTCCTGTCTGAGGATGCCATCAATAACTTGGGCTCCCTCAAATTCTCGCAGTCCAACCGCATGCCGGACCCTAAGGATCCTTCGCGCATCGTGACCACTACGACCACAACAACCTTCTCAATGGCCAAGGACATGGCCCGTTCGATATGTCAAAGATTCCTCGAGGCCAGGTTTATCGAGTCTGCGGATGGCAGATACCAACAGGTATACAGCATGAAGGGGTCCGTATGGCAGCTGACACCCAAGGGAATCTCCATTTTGGATCGCTTCTGCTCCAGAAACGGCATTCAACAGAAGCAAGTCGCCGAGCTCATTGGAAATTCGTTGCCTCAGATCGTCATTTTGGAGCGCAATCCTCAAACTGACAAGGTGCTTACCGACCGCGCACTGATTGAAGTCATCTTCCGCCGGTTTATTGGACCCAATGGCTTCAACATCAAGCAGAGCGTGAGCTCGGCGGACTCGGATTCTCTGAGTGACTACAGGGATGGTCTGACGGGTGTCAAGATGGCTGCGGAACGCAAAGTGAACGGCAGGACCTACCGAGACACATTCACTGGAAAGGCTGCAACGGACTGGTTGATGGACTGTTCGACCGCAGTCGACCGCAGGGAAACAATCGAAATCGCCTCCCTTTTTGTCGAGTATGAGCTCATGGAGGCCGTTCAGCAAGACAAGGCCCACATGCAACAAAACCCCGGCCACCACCTATTTCAACCCACCAAGCACGCCATCTACCAGGTTACacccaagggcaaggaccTTGTCAATGGAGCGTTGGTTCGCGGACGGCCTTCTGAAAGTGATGGCCATTCTGCGTCCCGCTCTGTTGGCATCGCGCGTGATTCCAATACCCAGCGCCTAGACAAGATCCTCAACGAGAATTCGTTGCGTCTGCTCTTCCGCGAGAACCTCCGTGAGACCCACTGCGAGGAGAATCTTGCCTTCTACTTGGATACCGACGAATTTGTCCGTCAATGCAGAGCAGCGATCGACCTTGCGCAAAGAAGCCCCAACAGCGCGGCTTCCTTGGATGGAATCAAGGAGATCATGGCTCAGGCCTACGGCATCTACAATGCCTTCTTGGCCCCTGGTTCTCCATGCGAACTCAACATTGACCACCAGTTGCGTAACAACCTCGCGACACGTATGACCAAGGCGGTGGGCCAGGACGTCACCATGATTGATACGCTTCGAGAAGTCATGGCGCTTTTTGAAGATGCTCAGAATGCTGTCTTCAAGTTGATGGCGAGC GATTCGGTCCCCAAATTCCTTCGCAATCCGAAGTACGAGCAGACGCTCAGGAACTACGACTTTGATTCGATTACGCCCGTTCATGGCCAGGGACGCATGGTGGAGCGCAGCCAGAGCAGGTCGAACCGCACGTGA
- a CDS encoding DUF221 domain-containing protein, with protein sequence MATTTALPTLATAVTTAVSTASISGSVLSTISSALASTITTSASLTSSSSSTSSRVLTTTTSVPPKQVPNTDAAGSAQKFGGISLVAFLTALATSLVVFGVQMGLFLLLRHKLARIFKPKTYLVPERERTEPPPASPWNLLSTVLRYNDREIIKKCGLDAYFFLRYLQTLLVLFIPIAIVVIPILIPINYVGGLGHQVVDTNTTDTDDSDVPTGLDTLAWGNVRPEHYRRRWAHLILALLVIIWVCGVFFAELRVYVKIRQDYLTSAEHRLRASANTVLVSSIPDKWLTEDALRGLFDVFPGGIRNVWLTRDFTKLLEKIHRRDAIHVQLEEAETELIREAKRRQLKQRSLEEKRIRKAHQVKAESKKERKHRAKAEDDEAKRRAEDNGGLSVGDDDAVPHDVATAVHGGEKLEGKGLGDIQEGESEGSPHHGPRGGNGLFKVGENLGRGLRKGVGFVEETGHNILVLPKALQHNVEGELERTGGFDFIKDGAQSSPTSSTSSEYDSKLHPGDDDAQPKPSFASETPLQASQARHAHTLSEATQASTVQKGPDTRTIGNTTRKVSNVNDMYVTEKTRWYEFWKPPSGGYVSPVPQGYEREDYPWKVERTKWQKFKAAIPFYHSDIEDVEYPPAFTKDYTTEKEEGAEWQKWLSAKDRPHHRLALFDWTPGWLPALPLLNKKVDTIYWCRAELAKLNLEIEEDQQHPERYPIMNSAFIQFNHQVAAHMACQSVTYHIPKQMAPRTVEISPNDVIWDNMAIKWWHEWARSALVFAVVTGMLVLWAFPVAWTASLAQLDALVEKYSWLHWLVENKTIHNVIKGVAGVLPAAVLAILLILVPIALDWLATFQGAKTGSQTTETVQTYYFAFLFVQVFLVVSITSSTFQTIANITQDITSTPEVLAENLPKAANYFFSYMILQALSTSSGTLLQIGTLFMWYIMARILDNTARAKWTRNTQLPSVTWGSFFPVYTNFACIALIYSVVAPLISIFAIITFALLWCAHRYNMLYVTRFRTDTGGVLYPRAINQTFTGLYVMELCLIGLFFLAVDENDQVACVPQAIIMIIALIFTILYQYLLNRSFGPLLRYLPITFEDEAVIRDEAFQRAQERRLGIIRDDDEATALNRSGPGASDGKDIELRNLHKRTKSEADSLSRLGKLNPVRGIVQAGSWAARGGRQVRQAAFGKAEENLRTATIYRNERRQKDIEAQRAIGDALFGGYHDEIEDLTPEERDVLVRKAFQHYALRARRPTVWIPRDDIGVSDDEIKRTQEFSKYIWISNEGTALDSKVRVVYGRNPPDFSEVDIINL encoded by the exons ATGGCTACCACTACAGCTCTTCCGACGCTGGCAACAGCCGTTACTACCGCGGTATCGACAGCATCCATATCAGGATCTGTATTATCCACGATATCATCCGCCTTAGCGTCGACAATCACAACGTCAGCGAGTTTAACATCTTCGAGTAGCTCGACATCATCGAGGGTGCTtactacaacaacaagcgtCCCCCCCAAGCAAGTACCCAACACCGACGCAGCGGGCTCAGCCCAAAAGTTTGGAGGCATCAGTCTTGTGGCTTTTCTTACTGCCTTGGCTACTTCGTTGGTCGTTTTTGGCGTCCAGATGGGACTGTTCTTGCTCCTACGACATAAGCTAGCCAGGATCTT TAAACCCAAAACCTACCTCGTTCCCGAACGCGAAAGAACAGAACCTCCACCTGCGAGTCCATGGAACCTACTATCTACCGTGCTCAGATACAACGACCGTGAAATCATCAAGAAATGCGGTCTCGATGCCTATTTCTTCCTCCGATACCTCCAGACTCTGCTGGTCCTGTTCATTCCCATCGCCATTGTCGTCATCCCCATCCTGATACCTATCAATTACGTTGGGGGACTCGGCCACCAGGTTGTGGACACCAACACCACGGATACAGATGACTCTGACGTCCCCACGGGCTTGGATACATTGGCCTGGGGCAATGTCCGTCCAGAACACTACCGCCGACGCTGGGCCCATCTGATTCTAGCTCTTCTCGTCATAATCTGGGTCTGTGGCGTCTTCTTCGCCGAACTCCGCGTATACGTCAAAATCCGCCAGGACTATCTCACCAGTGCCGAACATCGATTGCGCGCATCTGCCAACACAGTCCTCGTGAGCTCGATTCCCGACAAGTGGCTCACCGAAGATGCTTTGCGGGGCTTATTCGACGTCTTCCCTGGCGGCATTAGAAATGTCTGGCTGACGCGGGACTTTACCAAACTTCTCGAAAAGATTCACAGGCGTGATGCAATCCATGTGCAGCTTGAAGAAGCCGAGACAGAACTGATCCGCGAGGCAAAGCGAAGACAGTTGAAGCAAAGGAgtttggaggagaagaggatcCGCAAAGCTCATCAGGTCAAGGCAGAATCGAAGAAGGAACGGAAACATCGTGCAAAAgccgaggacgatgaggcTAAACGACGCGCCGAGGACAACGGAGGCTTAAGTGTAGGGGACGACGATGCGGTGCCGCATGACGTTGCGACGGCTGTTCACGGGGGAGAGAAGCTGGAGGGTAAGGGACTGGGGGATATCCAAGAGGGCGAGAGCGAAGGGTCTCCGCATCACGGCCCGCGGGGCGGGAACGGCCTCTTCAAAGTAGGCGAAAACCTAGGAAGAGGACTGAGAAAGGGAGTTGGTTTTGTTGAAGAAACCGGGCACAACATTCTTGTCCTTCCCAAAGCCCTTCAACACAATGTCGAAGGAGAGTTGGAGCGTACGGGCGGCTTTGACTTCATCAAAGACGGAGCACAATCATCGCCGACAAGCTCTACAAGCTCCGAATACGACTCCAAACTGCATCCAGGAGACGACGACGCGCAACCTAAACCGTCGTTTGCATCAGAGACTCCGTTGCAAGCATCTCAAGCTCGCCACGCTCATACCCTCTCTGAAGCCACCCAAGCTTCGACGGTACAAAAAGGGCCGGATACACGAACAATCGGCAACACCACTCGCAAAGTCTCAAATGTGAACGATATGTACGTCACTGAGAAGACCAGGTGGTACGAGTTCTGGAAGCCTCCATCGGGGGGTTATGTGTCTCCGGTCCCCCAAGGGTATGAACGCGAGGACTACCCTTGGAAGGTCGAGAGGACAAAGTGGCAGAAATTCAAGGCTGCTATCCCCTTCTACCACAGCGATATTGAGGATGTGGAGTATCCTCCCGCGTTCACAAAGGATTACACTacagaaaaggaggaaggcgCCGAATGGCAAAAGTGGCTCTCGGCTAAGGACCGGCCTCATCATCGTTTGGCGCTCTTCGACTGGACACCTGGTTGGCTCCCAGCTTTGCCTTTATTGAACAAGAAGGTCGATACCATCTACTGGTGCCGGGCCGAGCTGGCGAAGTTGAACCTCGAAATCGAGGAGGACCAGCAGCATCCGGAGCGGTACCCCATCATGAACTCCGCTTTTATCCAGTTCAACCACCAAGTCGCGGCGCATATGGCTTGTCAATCCGTTACTTACCATATCCCTAAGCAAATGGCCCCTCGCACGGTCGAAATCTCGCCCAACGACGTCATCTGGGACAACATGGCCATCAAATGGTGGCACGAATGGGCGCGGAGTGCTCTCGTATTCGCTGTGGTAACTGGTATGCTTGTCCTGTGGGCTTTTCCCGTCGCGTGGACAGCGTCGCTGGCGCAGCTCGATGCTCTGGTGGAGAAGTATAGCTGGCTCCACTGGTTGGTCGAGAACAAAACAATCCACAACGTCATCAAGGGTGTGGCTGGTGTTTTGCCTGCTGCTGTCCTTGCGATCCTGTTGATTTTGGTTCCAATAGCACTGGACTGGCTCGCAACTTTCCAAGGCGCAAAGACTGGCTCGCAAACGACGGAGACGGTGCAGACATACTACTTTGCATTCCTCTTCGTACAGGTGTTCCTCGTCGTTTCCATCACGTCAAGTACGTTTCAGACGATTGCCAACATTACGCAGGATATTACTAGTACTCCTGAAGTTCTGGCGGAGAACCTGCCCAAAGCCGCGAACTACTTTTTCAGTTACATGATTCTCCAGGCGCTGTCAACCAGTTCGGGAACGCTCCTTCAGATCGGCACGTTGTTCATGTGGTACATTATGGCTCGTATCTTGGACAACACGGCACGGGCTAAATGGACGCGCAATACTCAACTCCCAAGCGTCACTTGGGGATCATTCTTCCCGGTTTACACCAACTTCGCCTGCATCGCTCTGATCTACTCCGTTGTGGCGCCTCTCATTTCAATCTttgccatcatcacctttgCACTCTTATGGTGTGCGCACAGGTACAACATGCTCTACGTTACTCGTTTCCGGACCGATACCGGTGGTGTTTTGTACCCGCGGGCTATCAACCAGACGTTTACTGGTCTTTATGTCATGGAGCTCTGCCTTATTGGTCTCTTTTTTCTGGCAGTGGACGAAAACGATCAAGTCGCCTGCGTTCCTCAGGCCATCATCATGATCATTGCCCTTATCTTCACCATTCTGTACCAGTATCTGCTGAACCGTTCCTTCGGGCCCCTCCTTCGGTACCTCCCCATCACATTTGAAGACGAAGCCGTGATCCGCGACGAAGCCTTCCAGCGCGCCCAAGAACGAAGACTGGGCATTATCCgggatgacgatgaagccACTGCGCTTAATCGGTCAGGTCCTGGTGCGAGCGATGGGAAAGATATTGAGCTTCGGAACTTGCACAAGAGAACCAAGTCAGAAGCCGATAGCCTGTCTCGACTGGGAAAGCTTAACCCAGTCAGGGGTATCGTTCAAGCTGGTAGCTGGGCAGCACGAGGCGGCAGGCAGGTTCGGCAAGCGGCGTTTGGCAAGGCGGAAGAGAACTTGCGCACAGCTACCATCTATCGCAACGAACGCCGCCAGAAGGACATAGAAGCACAACGGGCGATAGGAGATGCATTGTTCGGCGGCTATCACGACGAAATCGAGGATCTTACCCCAGAGGAGCGTGACGTACTTGTACGCAAAGCATTCCAACACTATGCGCTACGAGCCCGCCGCCCCACGGTCTGGATTCCTCGTGATGATATCGGCGTGAGCGACGATGAGATCAAGCGGACCCAGGAATTTAGCAAGTATATTTGGATCAGCAACGAAGGCACTGCGCTAGACAGTAAAGTGCGTGTAGTTTATGGTCGCAACCCGCCTGACTTTTCGGAGGtggacatcatcaacctGTAA